In the Quercus lobata isolate SW786 chromosome 5, ValleyOak3.0 Primary Assembly, whole genome shotgun sequence genome, one interval contains:
- the LOC115992587 gene encoding beta-glucosidase 11-like isoform X2 yields the protein MLILSYFFLFLLINISVVEVLGVDKFSRDDFPPDFVFGSGTSAYQVEGAANEDGRGPSIWDSFSHSGKMHGGSGDIACDQYHKYKDDVQLMVDTGLEAYRFSISWSRLIPNGRGPVNPKGLQYYNNLINELSSNGIQPHVTLHHSDFPQALEDKYGGWLSREMVKDFTAYADVCFRNFGDRVLHWTTMNEANVFVIAGYESGVTPPEHCSPPFGINCTRGNSSTEPYLATHHILLAHASAARLYKEKYQDQQHGFIGINLLAFWILPLTNKTEDVIAAQRAMDFLIGWYAYPLVYGDYPDVMKKNLGSRLPAFTNFESNLVKGSFDFLGLNYYAMLYIKDDSSKLNMEVRDFNADMAIELTAIPNDISANKFSTAPWGLQELLEYFKQAYGNPPIYIHENGHQTPHNSSLEDEPRVNYLHGHIGALLDALRNGSNTRGYFQWSFLDLFELLDGFESSFGLYYVDVDDPDLKRQPKLSAQWFSHFLKTKGAGSDGFIKLEKNLTEFSHAHFPR from the exons atgttgattctctcttatttctttctatttcttctgATAAACATATCAGTGGTTGAAGTACTGGGGGTTGATAAATTTAGCAGAGATGACTTCCCACCTGActttgtgtttggttctgggACCTCAGCTTATCAG GTTGAAGGTGCAGCAAATGAAGATGGGAGGGGGCCTAGCATATGGGATTCTTTTTCCCATTCTG gGAAAATGCATGGAGGCAGTGGGGACATAGCATGTGATCAGTATCACAAATACAAG GATGATGTCCAGCTCATGGTGGACACAGGTTTAGAGGCCTACAGATTTTCTATCTCATGGTCAAGACTTATTCCAA ATGGAAGAGGACCTGTCAATCCAAAGGGTCTACAATATTACAACAATCTTATCAATGAACTATCCAGCAATG GAATCCAACCTCATGTTACATTACATCACAGTGATTTCCCACAGGCACTGGAAGACAAGTATGGAGGATGGCTTAGTCGAGAAATGGT GAAAGACTTCACGGCATATGCAGATGTCTGCTTCAGGAATTTTGGTGACAGGGTTTTACATTGGACTACTATGAACGAGGCCAATGTGTTCGTAATAGCGGGTTATGAATCGGGAGTTACGCCACCTGAACATTGTTCTCCTCCATTTGGCATTAATTGCACCAGAGGCAACTCCTCAACTGAGCCATACTTGGCAACTCATCATATCTTGTTAGCGCATGCATCAGCTGCTAGATTATATAAGGAAAAGTATCAG GACCAGCAGCATGGATTTATAGGAATCAATCTCTTAGCTTTCTGGATTCTTCCTCTAACAAACAAAACTGAAGATGTTATCGCTGCTCAAAGAGCCATGGACTTCCTGATTggttg GTATGCATATCCCTTGGTTTATGGAGACTATCCCgatgttatgaaaaaaaatttaggctcAAGACTTCCAGCCTTCACCAATTTTGAATCAAATCTGGTAAAGGGTTCATTTGACTTTCTAGGATTAAATTACTATGCCATGTTGTACATCAAGGATGACTCCAGCAAACTAAACATGGAGGTCAGAGACTTTAATGCAGATATGGCGATAGAGTTGACAG CTATTCCAAATGATATATCAGCAAATAAG TTTTCGACTGCGCCATGGGGATTGCAAGAACTGCTGGAGTATTTCAAGCAAGCTTATGGAAATCCTCCTATTTACATTCATGAGaatg GACATCAAACTCCACACAATTCATCATTGGAAGATGAGCCACGGGTGAACTACTTGCATGGACATATTGGGGCTTTGCTTGATGCACTGAG GAATGGATCAAATACGAGAGGCTATTTTCAATGGTCCTTCTTGGATTTATTTGAGTTATTGGACGGCTTTGAATCAAGCTTTGGCCTTTACTACGTAGACGTGGATGACCCGGATTTAAAAAGGCAACCAAAGCTTTCTGCTCAATGGTTCTCCCATTTCTTGAAGACTAAAGGTGCCGGCTCAGATGGGTTTATCAAACTTGAGAAGAATTTGACTGAATTTTCCCATGCTCACTTCCCTCGGTAG
- the LOC115992587 gene encoding beta-glucosidase 11-like isoform X1: MLILSYFFLFLLINISVVEVLGVDKFSRDDFPPDFVFGSGTSAYQVEGAANEDGRGPSIWDSFSHSGKMHGGSGDIACDQYHKYKDDVQLMVDTGLEAYRFSISWSRLIPNGRGPVNPKGLQYYNNLINELSSNGIQPHVTLHHSDFPQALEDKYGGWLSREMVKDFTAYADVCFRNFGDRVLHWTTMNEANVFVIAGYESGVTPPEHCSPPFGINCTRGNSSTEPYLATHHILLAHASAARLYKEKYQDQQHGFIGINLLAFWILPLTNKTEDVIAAQRAMDFLIGCRYAYPLVYGDYPDVMKKNLGSRLPAFTNFESNLVKGSFDFLGLNYYAMLYIKDDSSKLNMEVRDFNADMAIELTAIPNDISANKFSTAPWGLQELLEYFKQAYGNPPIYIHENGHQTPHNSSLEDEPRVNYLHGHIGALLDALRNGSNTRGYFQWSFLDLFELLDGFESSFGLYYVDVDDPDLKRQPKLSAQWFSHFLKTKGAGSDGFIKLEKNLTEFSHAHFPR; the protein is encoded by the exons atgttgattctctcttatttctttctatttcttctgATAAACATATCAGTGGTTGAAGTACTGGGGGTTGATAAATTTAGCAGAGATGACTTCCCACCTGActttgtgtttggttctgggACCTCAGCTTATCAG GTTGAAGGTGCAGCAAATGAAGATGGGAGGGGGCCTAGCATATGGGATTCTTTTTCCCATTCTG gGAAAATGCATGGAGGCAGTGGGGACATAGCATGTGATCAGTATCACAAATACAAG GATGATGTCCAGCTCATGGTGGACACAGGTTTAGAGGCCTACAGATTTTCTATCTCATGGTCAAGACTTATTCCAA ATGGAAGAGGACCTGTCAATCCAAAGGGTCTACAATATTACAACAATCTTATCAATGAACTATCCAGCAATG GAATCCAACCTCATGTTACATTACATCACAGTGATTTCCCACAGGCACTGGAAGACAAGTATGGAGGATGGCTTAGTCGAGAAATGGT GAAAGACTTCACGGCATATGCAGATGTCTGCTTCAGGAATTTTGGTGACAGGGTTTTACATTGGACTACTATGAACGAGGCCAATGTGTTCGTAATAGCGGGTTATGAATCGGGAGTTACGCCACCTGAACATTGTTCTCCTCCATTTGGCATTAATTGCACCAGAGGCAACTCCTCAACTGAGCCATACTTGGCAACTCATCATATCTTGTTAGCGCATGCATCAGCTGCTAGATTATATAAGGAAAAGTATCAG GACCAGCAGCATGGATTTATAGGAATCAATCTCTTAGCTTTCTGGATTCTTCCTCTAACAAACAAAACTGAAGATGTTATCGCTGCTCAAAGAGCCATGGACTTCCTGATTggttg CAGGTATGCATATCCCTTGGTTTATGGAGACTATCCCgatgttatgaaaaaaaatttaggctcAAGACTTCCAGCCTTCACCAATTTTGAATCAAATCTGGTAAAGGGTTCATTTGACTTTCTAGGATTAAATTACTATGCCATGTTGTACATCAAGGATGACTCCAGCAAACTAAACATGGAGGTCAGAGACTTTAATGCAGATATGGCGATAGAGTTGACAG CTATTCCAAATGATATATCAGCAAATAAG TTTTCGACTGCGCCATGGGGATTGCAAGAACTGCTGGAGTATTTCAAGCAAGCTTATGGAAATCCTCCTATTTACATTCATGAGaatg GACATCAAACTCCACACAATTCATCATTGGAAGATGAGCCACGGGTGAACTACTTGCATGGACATATTGGGGCTTTGCTTGATGCACTGAG GAATGGATCAAATACGAGAGGCTATTTTCAATGGTCCTTCTTGGATTTATTTGAGTTATTGGACGGCTTTGAATCAAGCTTTGGCCTTTACTACGTAGACGTGGATGACCCGGATTTAAAAAGGCAACCAAAGCTTTCTGCTCAATGGTTCTCCCATTTCTTGAAGACTAAAGGTGCCGGCTCAGATGGGTTTATCAAACTTGAGAAGAATTTGACTGAATTTTCCCATGCTCACTTCCCTCGGTAG
- the LOC115992587 gene encoding beta-glucosidase 11-like isoform X3 produces MLILSYFFLFLLINISVVEVLGVDKFSRDDFPPDFVFGSGTSAYQVEGAANEDGRGPSIWDSFSHSGKMHGGSGDIACDQYHKYKDDVQLMVDTGLEAYRFSISWSRLIPNGRGPVNPKGLQYYNNLINELSSNGIQPHVTLHHSDFPQALEDKYGGWLSREMVKDFTAYADVCFRNFGDRVLHWTTMNEANVFVIAGYESGVTPPEHCSPPFGINCTRGNSSTEPYLATHHILLAHASAARLYKEKYQDQQHGFIGINLLAFWILPLTNKTEDVIAAQRAMDFLIGCRYAYPLVYGDYPDVMKKNLGSRLPAFTNFESNLVKGSFDFLGLNYYAMLYIKDDSSKLNMEVRDFNADMAIELTAIPNDISANKFSTAPWGLQELLEYFKQAYGNPPIYIHENGHQTPHNSSLEDEPRVNYLHGHIGALLDALRRG; encoded by the exons atgttgattctctcttatttctttctatttcttctgATAAACATATCAGTGGTTGAAGTACTGGGGGTTGATAAATTTAGCAGAGATGACTTCCCACCTGActttgtgtttggttctgggACCTCAGCTTATCAG GTTGAAGGTGCAGCAAATGAAGATGGGAGGGGGCCTAGCATATGGGATTCTTTTTCCCATTCTG gGAAAATGCATGGAGGCAGTGGGGACATAGCATGTGATCAGTATCACAAATACAAG GATGATGTCCAGCTCATGGTGGACACAGGTTTAGAGGCCTACAGATTTTCTATCTCATGGTCAAGACTTATTCCAA ATGGAAGAGGACCTGTCAATCCAAAGGGTCTACAATATTACAACAATCTTATCAATGAACTATCCAGCAATG GAATCCAACCTCATGTTACATTACATCACAGTGATTTCCCACAGGCACTGGAAGACAAGTATGGAGGATGGCTTAGTCGAGAAATGGT GAAAGACTTCACGGCATATGCAGATGTCTGCTTCAGGAATTTTGGTGACAGGGTTTTACATTGGACTACTATGAACGAGGCCAATGTGTTCGTAATAGCGGGTTATGAATCGGGAGTTACGCCACCTGAACATTGTTCTCCTCCATTTGGCATTAATTGCACCAGAGGCAACTCCTCAACTGAGCCATACTTGGCAACTCATCATATCTTGTTAGCGCATGCATCAGCTGCTAGATTATATAAGGAAAAGTATCAG GACCAGCAGCATGGATTTATAGGAATCAATCTCTTAGCTTTCTGGATTCTTCCTCTAACAAACAAAACTGAAGATGTTATCGCTGCTCAAAGAGCCATGGACTTCCTGATTggttg CAGGTATGCATATCCCTTGGTTTATGGAGACTATCCCgatgttatgaaaaaaaatttaggctcAAGACTTCCAGCCTTCACCAATTTTGAATCAAATCTGGTAAAGGGTTCATTTGACTTTCTAGGATTAAATTACTATGCCATGTTGTACATCAAGGATGACTCCAGCAAACTAAACATGGAGGTCAGAGACTTTAATGCAGATATGGCGATAGAGTTGACAG CTATTCCAAATGATATATCAGCAAATAAG TTTTCGACTGCGCCATGGGGATTGCAAGAACTGCTGGAGTATTTCAAGCAAGCTTATGGAAATCCTCCTATTTACATTCATGAGaatg GACATCAAACTCCACACAATTCATCATTGGAAGATGAGCCACGGGTGAACTACTTGCATGGACATATTGGGGCTTTGCTTGATGCACTGAG ACGTGGATGA